One Kitasatospora sp. MAP12-44 DNA segment encodes these proteins:
- a CDS encoding S53 family peptidase, whose translation MKLRHLAAVAALSLLPLGSPVLAGTASAEPTVALAGTVTPATAGAQRQGALPAGQQLSVAVSLKLRNSAGLDRFIAEVSTPGSAEHGHYLTPAQFAARYAPSQSDVQRVRAYLRGQGLTVTAVSANRQVVDVTGGAARIDAAFHTTETSYLDRADRRTFYAPDKAVSLPAGVASVVSGISGLDNVAVHHHSAVTRADESASAAPTPGLTPSQYDSAYHLDKVGGHGDGQTVALFELAGYNPANLATYDQQYGLKGPAVSTVSLDGAHYDGPAWTSGEDEVEMDSEIIRGVAPQATQVVYEAPNSDQGEIDIYNRIVSDGRATVISNSWGECEDVEADAHLDAVNDIFKEAAAQGISTFSATGDYGYQDCYSPDDPNPKDADGKPVDGYAAAVDFPASSPYDTAVGGTTLSLNSDGSYNSESAWSGGGGGESAVWDKPDWQPGSGSRTVPDVASVADPKSGFNLYTAGGRNNPAPAWSPTNGGTSAAAPLWAGFAVLYNQNAQAQSKPNLGFANPALYRIAGGPGYAGAFNDITTGTNKSGQVPQGDGGFAAGPGYDEVTGLGSPIADGLAGALLGGGN comes from the coding sequence GTGAAGCTCCGTCACCTCGCCGCCGTCGCGGCACTCTCGCTGCTGCCGCTCGGCAGCCCGGTCCTCGCCGGCACCGCGTCGGCCGAACCGACGGTCGCCCTGGCCGGGACCGTCACGCCGGCCACCGCCGGTGCCCAGCGGCAGGGCGCGCTGCCGGCCGGGCAGCAGCTGTCCGTGGCCGTCAGCCTGAAGTTGCGCAACTCCGCCGGGCTGGATCGGTTCATCGCCGAGGTCAGCACCCCCGGCTCCGCCGAGCACGGCCACTACCTCACGCCCGCACAGTTCGCCGCCCGCTACGCCCCCAGCCAGTCCGACGTCCAGCGGGTGCGGGCCTATCTGCGCGGCCAGGGCCTGACGGTGACCGCCGTCAGTGCCAACCGGCAGGTGGTCGACGTCACCGGTGGCGCGGCCCGGATCGACGCGGCGTTCCACACCACCGAAACCAGCTACCTCGACCGGGCCGATCGGCGGACCTTCTACGCCCCCGACAAGGCCGTCTCGTTGCCGGCCGGCGTGGCCTCCGTGGTCTCCGGCATATCCGGCCTCGACAACGTCGCGGTCCACCACCACAGTGCCGTGACGAGGGCCGACGAGAGCGCGAGCGCGGCTCCGACCCCGGGCCTCACCCCGAGCCAGTACGACTCCGCCTACCATCTCGACAAGGTGGGCGGGCACGGCGACGGCCAGACCGTCGCGCTGTTCGAGCTCGCCGGCTACAACCCGGCCAACCTCGCCACCTACGACCAGCAGTACGGCCTGAAGGGCCCGGCCGTCAGCACGGTCTCGCTCGACGGTGCCCACTACGACGGCCCCGCCTGGACTTCGGGCGAGGACGAGGTGGAGATGGACAGCGAGATCATCCGCGGCGTCGCACCCCAGGCCACCCAGGTGGTCTACGAAGCACCCAACAGTGACCAGGGCGAGATCGACATCTACAACCGGATCGTCTCCGACGGCCGGGCGACGGTCATCTCCAACTCCTGGGGCGAGTGCGAGGACGTAGAGGCCGACGCCCACCTCGACGCCGTCAACGACATCTTCAAGGAGGCGGCCGCGCAGGGCATCAGCACCTTCAGCGCCACGGGTGACTACGGCTACCAGGACTGCTACAGCCCGGACGACCCGAACCCCAAGGACGCCGACGGGAAGCCCGTCGACGGCTATGCCGCGGCTGTCGACTTCCCCGCCTCCAGCCCGTACGACACGGCGGTCGGCGGCACCACGCTCAGCCTCAACTCCGACGGCTCCTACAACTCCGAGTCGGCGTGGAGCGGCGGCGGTGGGGGGGAGTCCGCGGTGTGGGACAAGCCGGACTGGCAGCCCGGTAGCGGCAGCCGCACGGTGCCGGACGTCGCCTCGGTCGCCGATCCGAAGAGCGGCTTCAACCTCTACACCGCCGGCGGCAGGAACAACCCGGCGCCGGCCTGGTCCCCCACCAACGGCGGCACCAGCGCGGCGGCCCCGCTCTGGGCCGGCTTCGCGGTGCTCTACAACCAGAACGCGCAGGCGCAGAGCAAGCCGAACCTGGGCTTCGCCAACCCGGCGCTCTACCGGATCGCGGGCGGCCCGGGCTACGCCGGCGCGTTCAACGACATCACCACCGGCACCAACAAGTCGGGCCAAGTCCCGCAGGGTGACGGCGGCTTCGCGGCCGGCCCCGGCTACGACGAGGTGACCGGTCTGGGCTCGCCGATCGCCGACGGGCTGGCCGGCGCCCTGCTGGGCGGCGGCAACTGA
- a CDS encoding HAD family acid phosphatase, protein MSTKKFRIALLAALALAVPAVSLGTATGAQAASAPSYSTWQHDVKKDIAPAIPWLENRVDEGGSKLAIVLDIDNTSLESYYHPGDPNVPVLKVAQWAEDHDMYVLVVTARTDSSSALQDMQDAGYPVDGVCTRHHGESTPDGKARCRKDFTEDGYTITANIGNRNTDFEGGYFEKHFKLPDYGGILE, encoded by the coding sequence ATGTCGACCAAGAAGTTCCGCATCGCCCTGCTCGCCGCTCTCGCACTCGCGGTGCCGGCCGTGTCGCTGGGCACCGCCACCGGGGCGCAGGCCGCCTCGGCGCCCAGCTACTCGACGTGGCAGCACGACGTGAAGAAGGACATCGCTCCCGCGATCCCGTGGCTGGAGAACCGCGTCGACGAGGGCGGCAGCAAGCTGGCCATCGTGCTCGACATCGACAACACCTCGCTGGAGTCGTACTACCACCCGGGCGACCCCAACGTGCCGGTGCTCAAGGTGGCCCAGTGGGCGGAGGACCACGACATGTACGTGCTGGTCGTCACCGCGCGCACCGACTCGTCGTCAGCCCTGCAGGACATGCAGGACGCCGGTTACCCGGTGGACGGCGTCTGCACCCGCCACCACGGCGAGTCGACGCCGGACGGCAAGGCGCGCTGCCGGAAGGACTTCACCGAGGACGGCTACACCATCACCGCCAACATCGGTAACCGCAACACCGACTTCGAGGGTGGCTACTTCGAGAAGCACTTCAAGCTGCCCGACTACGGGGGCATTCTCGAGTGA
- a CDS encoding alkaline phosphatase family protein has protein sequence MSERRRRRGVRALAAATLLIGSVLPSVVAATPSAAANPSLDHVFVIMLENHSYDSIIGDSHAPYFNQLADHYALATSYYGVTHPSEPNYIAATSGHNWWLNNDDPDNRVDHRNIVDELEANNVPWGAYMDAMPSTGFQGNTANGGLYVNRHNPFMLYTDVRDDSARRQHIKPYTSLNDDLNGRNGTIPRYVWISPDICNDMHGGVDTAVPGHPESPCPAADTKDDANDIALKSKAETFVHKAVDTITASQAWNSGSTNAIVIVPDESDNFGGDSTGGYADTHSCCDSPITPAGDPDISPNWPGGHYGGGHIPAIVISKNGPRNFKDDSDFNHYALLQTIEDGFGLNRLALTADTNRVHPMWSLILP, from the coding sequence ATGAGCGAACGACGTCGGCGCCGCGGAGTGAGAGCACTGGCAGCAGCAACGCTGCTGATCGGCTCCGTCCTGCCGTCAGTGGTGGCGGCCACACCGTCCGCGGCCGCGAATCCATCGCTGGACCACGTCTTTGTGATCATGCTGGAGAACCACTCCTACGACAGCATCATCGGAGACTCGCACGCCCCCTACTTCAACCAGCTGGCCGACCACTACGCCCTGGCGACCAGCTACTACGGCGTCACGCACCCCAGCGAGCCGAACTACATCGCGGCCACGTCCGGCCACAACTGGTGGCTGAACAACGACGACCCGGACAACCGCGTCGACCATCGCAACATCGTCGACGAGCTAGAGGCGAACAACGTGCCGTGGGGCGCCTACATGGACGCCATGCCGTCCACGGGCTTCCAGGGGAACACCGCCAACGGCGGGCTGTACGTCAACCGGCACAACCCCTTCATGCTCTACACCGACGTCCGCGACGACAGCGCCCGGCGCCAGCACATCAAGCCCTACACGTCCCTCAACGACGACCTCAACGGCCGCAACGGCACGATCCCCCGGTACGTCTGGATCAGCCCCGACATCTGCAACGACATGCACGGCGGCGTCGACACCGCCGTCCCGGGGCACCCCGAATCGCCGTGCCCCGCAGCGGACACCAAGGACGACGCCAACGACATCGCGCTCAAGTCCAAGGCCGAGACCTTCGTGCACAAGGCGGTCGACACGATCACGGCCAGCCAGGCCTGGAACAGCGGCTCGACCAACGCGATCGTCATCGTGCCCGACGAGTCCGACAACTTCGGCGGCGACAGCACCGGAGGCTACGCGGACACCCACTCCTGCTGCGACTCCCCGATCACACCGGCCGGCGACCCGGACATCTCTCCCAACTGGCCCGGCGGGCACTACGGCGGCGGGCACATCCCGGCGATCGTGATCTCCAAGAACGGCCCCCGCAACTTCAAGGACGACTCCGACTTCAACCACTACGCCCTGCTGCAGACCATCGAGGACGGCTTCGGCCTGAACCGGCTGGCCCTGACGGCCGACACCAACCGGGTCCATCCGATGTGGAGTCTCATCCTGCCGTAG
- a CDS encoding MFS transporter: MYLADRCRSLPGTTGSRAAVPSAVLALGAVSLITDVSSEMITAVLPLYVVAGLGLSPLGFGLLDGVNNGATALVQLLGGALADRGGGRHKAVAAFGYGLSALCKPLLLLAGSVPAIGAVLAVERTGKGLRTAPRDAMISLATAPEHRGRAFGVHRAMDTVGALLGPLIAFAVLAAADGSQGGASAGTDGYHAVFTVSACVAALGVLVLLLFVPSRRAVGPAAKPPLRQTLALIRVPALRRLTLCAVLLGLSTVSDAFVYLLIQRRTGLAVGLFPLLPLGTSAAFLLLAVPFGSLADRIGRPRLFLAGHGALLLGYGLLLCPLSGAAPVLLVLALHGAFYAATDGVLAAAASGTVPAEHQGAGLALVGTGQGAARFVCSLAFGAAWSAWGGHTALALAATALATTSVVAFGILRTHQEAAT; encoded by the coding sequence ATGTACCTTGCAGACCGTTGTCGCTCCCTCCCCGGCACCACCGGGAGCAGGGCCGCCGTTCCGAGCGCCGTTCTGGCGCTCGGGGCGGTGAGCCTCATCACCGACGTCTCCTCCGAAATGATCACCGCCGTGCTGCCGCTCTACGTGGTGGCCGGCCTCGGCCTCTCCCCGCTCGGGTTCGGCCTGCTGGACGGCGTCAACAACGGCGCCACCGCCCTGGTCCAGCTGCTCGGCGGCGCTCTCGCCGACCGCGGCGGCGGCCGGCACAAGGCGGTGGCCGCCTTCGGCTACGGCCTGTCCGCGCTGTGCAAACCCCTGCTGCTGCTCGCCGGCAGCGTGCCGGCGATCGGCGCGGTGCTCGCCGTCGAGCGCACCGGCAAGGGCCTGCGCACCGCACCCCGGGACGCGATGATCTCGCTCGCCACCGCCCCCGAGCACCGCGGCCGGGCCTTCGGCGTGCACCGCGCCATGGACACCGTCGGCGCGCTGCTCGGCCCGCTCATCGCGTTCGCCGTACTCGCCGCCGCCGACGGTTCGCAGGGCGGCGCGAGCGCCGGTACCGACGGCTACCACGCGGTGTTCACCGTCAGCGCGTGCGTGGCGGCGCTCGGCGTCCTGGTCCTGCTGCTGTTCGTCCCGTCCCGCCGCGCGGTCGGCCCCGCCGCGAAGCCGCCACTGCGCCAGACCCTCGCGCTGATCCGGGTACCGGCCCTGCGCCGGCTGACCCTGTGCGCGGTGCTGCTGGGCCTCAGCACGGTCAGCGACGCCTTCGTCTACCTCCTGATCCAGCGTCGGACCGGCCTCGCCGTGGGCCTGTTCCCGCTGCTGCCGCTGGGCACCTCGGCCGCGTTCCTGCTGCTGGCCGTGCCGTTCGGGTCGCTCGCGGACCGCATCGGCCGACCCAGGCTGTTCCTAGCCGGACACGGCGCGCTGCTGCTCGGGTACGGGCTGCTGCTCTGCCCGCTGTCCGGCGCCGCGCCGGTCCTCCTGGTGCTCGCCCTGCACGGCGCGTTCTACGCGGCCACCGACGGCGTCCTCGCCGCCGCCGCGTCCGGCACCGTCCCGGCCGAACACCAGGGTGCCGGGCTCGCCCTGGTGGGCACCGGCCAGGGCGCAGCCAGGTTCGTCTGCTCGCTCGCCTTCGGCGCGGCGTGGAGCGCCTGGGGCGGGCACACCGCGCTCGCACTCGCCGCAACCGCCCTGGCGACAACGTCAGTTGTAGCCTTCGGCATCCTCCGCACCCACCAGGAGGCAGCGACATGA
- a CDS encoding TolB-like translocation protein encodes MTRRVLLLLFAVLLLGGVATTAVLNASANAGQREHQQAGGPAVRSGSLTLRPPSGRELVFRNMTWGPYRDDLVTVPADRPDAPRTASGVKCLRFYAASGTGACLQAEHGTLGDSYQAVILDARLRELHRFPLAGIPTRARVSPDGRLTAWTVFVGGDSYAGTDFSTRTSIVDTRTWKLDDNLETFTIIKDGHPYRASDINVWGVTFADDDRFYATVATGGQTYLVQGSLSARTLTTLHQNVECPSLSPDGTRIAYKKRVPGASPDAPWRLYVLDLRTMTETATAEHRNLDDQAVWSDDSTLVYALPGDYGTDLWTVPADGTGAARLLTKAALAPAYLQAN; translated from the coding sequence ATGACCCGGCGCGTACTCCTGCTGCTGTTCGCCGTCCTGCTGCTCGGCGGCGTCGCCACCACCGCCGTCCTGAACGCCTCCGCGAACGCGGGCCAACGGGAGCACCAGCAGGCCGGCGGGCCCGCGGTACGCAGCGGCAGCCTCACGCTCCGGCCGCCGAGCGGCCGGGAACTGGTCTTCCGCAACATGACCTGGGGGCCGTACCGCGACGACCTGGTCACCGTCCCGGCCGACCGGCCGGACGCCCCGCGCACCGCCTCCGGTGTCAAGTGCCTGCGCTTCTACGCCGCTTCCGGCACCGGTGCCTGCCTCCAGGCCGAGCACGGCACGCTCGGGGACAGCTACCAGGCCGTCATCCTCGACGCCCGGCTGCGCGAGCTGCACCGCTTCCCGCTGGCCGGCATCCCGACCCGGGCCCGGGTCTCCCCCGACGGCCGGCTCACCGCCTGGACGGTCTTCGTCGGCGGCGACTCGTACGCGGGTACCGACTTCTCCACCCGCACCTCGATCGTGGACACCCGCACCTGGAAGCTCGACGACAACCTGGAGACGTTCACGATCATCAAGGACGGCCACCCCTACCGGGCGAGCGACATCAACGTCTGGGGCGTCACCTTCGCCGACGACGACCGCTTCTACGCCACCGTGGCGACCGGCGGCCAGACCTACCTGGTCCAGGGATCGCTCTCCGCCCGCACCCTGACCACCCTGCACCAGAACGTCGAGTGCCCCTCGCTGTCTCCCGACGGCACCCGGATCGCCTACAAGAAGCGCGTCCCCGGCGCCTCCCCGGACGCCCCCTGGCGGCTGTACGTCCTGGACCTGCGCACCATGACCGAGACCGCGACCGCCGAGCACCGCAACCTCGACGACCAGGCCGTCTGGTCCGACGACTCCACCCTGGTCTACGCCCTCCCCGGCGACTACGGCACCGACCTGTGGACCGTCCCCGCCGACGGCACCGGCGCCGCCCGTCTCCTCACGAAGGCGGCCCTGGCACCCGCCTACCTCCAGGCGAACTGA
- a CDS encoding alkaline phosphatase family protein: MSSPTVHSHRPLVAAGCAAALAAGALGLWSSVPAHADTLPSPDHVVVVVMENHAYGQILGSSDAPYLNSLASGGATLTQSYGITHPSQPNYYALFSGDTQGVTDDSCVDTGFTSAPNLASELLNSGQSWGSYNEGLPSQGSTTCSRGDYAQKHAPWFGFNNVPTNTEHTFNQFPSDFSQLPKVSFVVPDLCDDMHDCSVGTGDSWVKDNLDSYAQWAKSHNSLLVVTYDEDDLNSGNQIPTLLYGQHVAPGSSSSSSYNHYDMLHTLEDLAGLNTHAGASGGASDITGIWN, encoded by the coding sequence ATGTCCTCACCCACAGTGCACTCCCACCGCCCGCTGGTAGCGGCGGGTTGTGCCGCCGCGCTGGCGGCCGGAGCTCTCGGGCTCTGGTCCTCCGTCCCCGCGCACGCGGACACCCTTCCCTCCCCCGACCACGTGGTGGTGGTCGTGATGGAGAACCACGCCTACGGGCAGATCCTCGGCAGCTCCGACGCCCCGTACCTCAACTCCCTGGCGAGCGGCGGTGCCACCCTCACCCAGTCGTACGGAATCACCCACCCCAGCCAGCCGAACTACTACGCGCTGTTCTCCGGCGACACCCAGGGCGTCACCGACGACAGCTGCGTCGACACCGGCTTCACCAGCGCCCCCAACCTTGCCTCCGAACTGCTCAACTCCGGCCAGAGCTGGGGCAGTTACAACGAGGGCCTGCCGTCCCAGGGCAGCACCACGTGCAGCCGCGGCGACTACGCCCAGAAGCACGCCCCGTGGTTCGGCTTCAACAACGTGCCGACCAACACCGAGCACACCTTCAACCAGTTCCCGAGCGACTTCTCGCAGCTGCCGAAGGTCTCCTTCGTGGTCCCCGACCTCTGCGACGACATGCACGACTGCAGCGTCGGCACCGGGGACAGCTGGGTGAAGGACAACCTGGACTCCTACGCGCAGTGGGCCAAGAGCCACAACAGCCTGCTCGTGGTCACCTACGACGAGGACGACCTCAACTCCGGCAACCAGATCCCCACCCTCCTCTACGGCCAGCACGTCGCCCCGGGTTCGAGCTCCAGCAGCAGCTACAACCACTACGACATGCTGCACACCCTGGAGGACCTGGCCGGCCTGAACACCCACGCCGGCGCCTCCGGCGGTGCCTCCGACATCACCGGTATCTGGAACTGA
- a CDS encoding NPCBM/NEW2 domain-containing protein: MSADLTGGKQLRLVVTNGGSATIEDDHADWADPNSPAADGHPLAVRASATRVVPPQARALVP; the protein is encoded by the coding sequence CTGAGCGCCGACCTCACCGGCGGCAAGCAGCTCCGACTCGTCGTCACCAACGGCGGCAGCGCCACCATCGAAGACGACCACGCTGACTGGGCCGACCCCAACTCACCTGCAGCTGACGGTCATCCGCTTGCCGTCCGCGCTTCGGCTACGCGGGTCGTCCCTCCGCAGGCGCGAGCTCTTGTCCCGTGA
- a CDS encoding LuxR C-terminal-related transcriptional regulator has protein sequence MDDSRRRPGNLPADTTSFVGRRRELTSARALLSRTRLLTLVGPGGIGKTRLALRLATEVQRSYPAGVWRVDVAAVERAELLEQATLAGLDLDHAAAGPPLAALADQLYGRRLLLLLDNCEHLLDPCALLVSRLLAALPDLHLLVTSRQALGVDGECPLPVPPLAAPHPDRTRTGPDTPNEALELFVDRAAAALGEFTPTQPQAHAAALICHLLEGIPLAVELAATRLRTLTCRQILDRLDRRFDLLTQGNRAAPARQQTLRAVLDWSFDLCTPQERILWTRLSAFAGSMDLEAAEAVCPDAQLPPAAVLDLVAGLIDKSVLIREEHGARVRYRMMETIRQYGRLHLSEPDERQALRRRHRDHYLTLVLRADHEWFTAQQTAWACRLDQERPNLRAALDFCLDTPGEAGAGLRMAAALWSPQLGADHLEENRLWLARALAADTAPGPARVAALRADGWLALLVGADEAAAARVTECRALAAELDEPRASAQAEQLAGLAALFADDLATGVQLLEDTLARHRADGDHGDAWSALFLLGLACCLAGDSRARALCQEGLELCERQQAQWARSWALWLIGLQELLLGATAAAARRLQESLRCGPPTHNRLGVAQCLEVLAWTRAQQDRGPEAAELLGAAQSLREQLGTRLPGVGRLLRHHTDCEARLRRALGDEAFTRSVQAGRALAVEQAVDRALERAPGCRSAATASPLTGREQQVVRLVAQGLTDKQIAALLVVSPRTAQGHVQRVLVKLGFTSRTQIATWTTRSQR, from the coding sequence ATGGACGACTCACGACGCCGACCCGGCAACCTCCCCGCGGACACGACCAGCTTCGTCGGCCGCCGCCGCGAACTCACGAGCGCGCGCGCCCTGCTCTCCCGGACCCGGCTGCTGACCCTGGTCGGCCCGGGCGGCATCGGCAAGACCCGGCTCGCGCTGCGCCTGGCGACCGAGGTCCAGCGCTCCTACCCGGCCGGGGTGTGGCGGGTGGACGTGGCCGCCGTCGAGCGGGCGGAGCTGCTCGAACAGGCCACGCTGGCCGGCCTCGATCTCGATCACGCGGCGGCCGGCCCGCCGCTGGCGGCGCTCGCCGACCAGCTGTACGGCCGGCGGCTCCTGCTACTCCTCGACAACTGCGAACACCTGCTCGACCCCTGCGCGCTGCTGGTCAGCCGCCTGCTGGCCGCGCTGCCCGATCTCCACCTGCTGGTCACCAGCCGGCAGGCTCTCGGGGTCGACGGCGAATGCCCGCTGCCCGTGCCGCCGCTGGCCGCCCCGCACCCGGATCGGACCCGGACCGGACCCGACACGCCCAACGAAGCGCTGGAGCTCTTCGTCGACCGGGCCGCGGCCGCCCTCGGCGAGTTCACCCCGACCCAGCCGCAGGCGCACGCCGCCGCCCTGATCTGCCACCTGCTGGAGGGCATACCGCTCGCCGTCGAACTCGCCGCCACCCGTCTGCGAACCCTGACCTGCCGGCAGATCCTGGACCGGCTGGACCGGCGCTTCGACCTGCTCACTCAGGGAAACCGGGCGGCGCCGGCCCGTCAGCAGACCCTGCGCGCTGTCCTCGACTGGAGCTTCGACCTCTGCACCCCGCAGGAGCGGATCCTGTGGACGCGGCTGTCCGCGTTCGCCGGCAGCATGGACCTGGAGGCCGCCGAGGCCGTGTGCCCGGACGCCCAGCTGCCGCCGGCGGCCGTGCTCGACCTGGTGGCCGGCCTGATCGACAAGTCCGTCCTGATCCGGGAGGAACACGGCGCCCGGGTGCGCTACCGGATGATGGAGACCATCCGCCAGTACGGCCGCCTCCACCTCAGCGAGCCGGACGAGCGCCAGGCCCTGCGCCGACGGCACCGCGACCACTACCTGACCCTGGTGCTGCGCGCCGACCACGAGTGGTTCACCGCCCAACAGACGGCCTGGGCCTGCCGCCTGGACCAGGAGAGACCCAACCTGCGCGCGGCCCTGGACTTCTGCCTGGACACGCCGGGCGAGGCGGGGGCCGGCCTGCGGATGGCCGCCGCCCTGTGGAGCCCGCAACTCGGCGCGGACCACCTCGAGGAGAACCGGCTCTGGCTGGCCCGGGCCCTGGCCGCCGACACCGCCCCCGGTCCGGCCCGGGTCGCGGCCCTGCGGGCCGACGGGTGGCTTGCCCTGCTGGTCGGCGCGGACGAGGCCGCGGCCGCCCGGGTCACCGAGTGCCGGGCACTCGCCGCCGAACTGGACGAACCGCGGGCGAGCGCCCAGGCCGAGCAACTCGCCGGTCTGGCCGCCCTCTTCGCCGACGACCTGGCCACCGGTGTCCAGCTGCTGGAGGACACGCTCGCCCGTCACCGGGCCGACGGCGACCACGGCGACGCCTGGTCCGCGCTCTTCCTGCTCGGCCTGGCCTGCTGCCTGGCGGGGGACAGCCGGGCGAGGGCCCTGTGCCAGGAGGGGCTCGAACTGTGCGAGCGGCAGCAGGCGCAGTGGGCCCGCTCCTGGGCGCTGTGGCTGATCGGCCTCCAGGAGCTCCTGCTCGGTGCCACCGCGGCGGCCGCACGACGACTCCAGGAGAGCCTGCGCTGCGGCCCGCCCACCCACAACCGCCTCGGCGTCGCCCAGTGCCTGGAGGTCCTCGCCTGGACCCGGGCGCAGCAGGACCGCGGTCCGGAGGCCGCCGAGCTGCTCGGGGCCGCACAGTCGCTCCGGGAGCAACTCGGCACCAGGCTCCCGGGAGTCGGCCGACTCCTCCGGCACCACACCGACTGCGAGGCCCGGCTCCGCCGGGCTCTCGGCGACGAGGCCTTCACCCGCTCGGTCCAGGCCGGCCGGGCACTGGCCGTCGAACAGGCCGTCGACCGCGCGCTGGAGCGAGCGCCCGGGTGCCGGAGCGCCGCAACGGCCTCCCCGCTCACCGGGCGCGAGCAGCAGGTCGTCCGGTTGGTCGCGCAGGGGCTGACGGACAAGCAGATCGCCGCTCTGCTGGTCGTCTCACCCCGAACCGCGCAGGGCCACGTCCAGCGCGTCCTGGTCAAGCTGGGCTTCACCTCGCGTACCCAGATAGCCACCTGGACGACCCGGTCGCAGCGCTGA
- a CDS encoding ricin-type beta-trefoil lectin domain protein — MASRPQQKRRRLIGLAAALAVAGGSVVLLAPDAAAGPTPGTYTYYGFPSGTGALHDVTWTTTPQTDPGYTANIFWSHQFGFDNGQGAYFGMQSNGGDKRTLLFSVWDATDSRPGPDSSCEPFGGEGDGRHCQAHVDWTAGHTYEFTVAPQGQGWFTATVTDTTTRTGYDVGSIKADKDRPAAGISSDGMMDWTEYFEWSSSQSNCYNQPASTVAFGVPTANGGTVSATVSGTHINDTCGSAARIDTTAQGTVQRAAVDNTARGAVENGQKCLRSPGDGNAAMSDCNSTAGDQAWVYAADQTLRLRSDNCLSAQGSATAVGDCQGDSAAEGKVTDPVKRWTYDAAAKTFRNLQSGLCLTATADGTTTAKDCAGTADQQWTLPSPGGTDDPVPSPTAARSPERPPSST, encoded by the coding sequence GTGGCCAGTCGTCCTCAGCAGAAGCGCCGCCGCCTGATAGGCCTCGCCGCCGCCCTGGCGGTGGCGGGAGGATCCGTCGTCCTGCTCGCCCCCGACGCCGCCGCCGGCCCCACCCCGGGCACGTACACGTACTACGGATTTCCCTCCGGAACCGGCGCCCTGCACGACGTCACCTGGACGACGACGCCGCAGACCGACCCCGGCTACACCGCGAACATCTTCTGGAGCCACCAGTTCGGATTCGACAACGGCCAGGGCGCCTACTTCGGCATGCAGAGCAACGGCGGCGACAAGCGCACGCTCCTCTTCTCCGTGTGGGACGCCACGGACTCCAGGCCGGGGCCCGACAGTTCCTGCGAACCGTTCGGTGGGGAGGGCGACGGCCGGCACTGCCAGGCACACGTGGACTGGACGGCCGGCCACACCTACGAGTTCACGGTCGCCCCCCAGGGCCAGGGCTGGTTCACCGCCACCGTCACCGACACCACCACCCGCACCGGCTACGACGTCGGCAGCATCAAGGCCGACAAGGACCGGCCGGCGGCCGGCATCTCCTCCGACGGGATGATGGACTGGACCGAGTACTTCGAGTGGAGCAGCTCCCAGTCCAACTGCTACAACCAGCCGGCCTCCACCGTCGCGTTCGGAGTGCCGACCGCGAACGGCGGCACGGTCAGCGCCACGGTCTCCGGCACCCACATCAACGACACCTGCGGGTCGGCCGCCAGGATCGACACCACCGCGCAGGGCACGGTGCAACGCGCCGCCGTCGACAACACCGCGCGGGGCGCGGTCGAGAACGGCCAGAAGTGCCTGCGCTCTCCCGGCGACGGCAACGCCGCAATGTCCGACTGCAACAGCACCGCCGGTGACCAGGCCTGGGTGTACGCCGCCGACCAGACGCTGCGTCTGAGGTCCGACAACTGCCTCAGCGCTCAGGGCTCCGCCACCGCGGTCGGCGACTGCCAGGGCGACAGCGCCGCCGAGGGCAAGGTCACCGACCCGGTCAAGCGCTGGACCTACGACGCTGCCGCGAAGACTTTCAGGAACCTCCAGTCCGGGCTCTGCCTCACCGCGACCGCCGACGGCACGACCACCGCCAAGGACTGCGCCGGCACGGCAGACCAGCAGTGGACCCTGCCGAGCCCCGGTGGCACGGATGACCCGGTCCCGTCGCCGACAGCGGCCCGCTCACCGGAACGTCCCCCGTCAAGCACCTGA